Below is a window of Stappia sp. DNA.
AACAAGTTCCACCGCATCTACAACGAGATCACATTGCCCGCCGTGCGCGCGGCCGCCGACGGTCTCGCGATCCGCAATCCGACCGGTCCCGATCCGCGCGCCAACTACAAGGCGCGCTGCGTCTGGGGTTATCTGCACGATTATTTCCACCATCAGGGCGCGCGCCCCTTCGACACCAATGTCGCGATCAAGACCCGCTGGTTCACGGGCCTGCTCGAGGAGATCAAGGTCGACCTGCAGTCCTATCTGGCCTGCCGGGAGAGCGATCTGGTCGACGCCGAGGCGGTGGCGGAGTTCATCCTGCTCGACCGCAGCTTCCGCTATCCGCTGGAGCCCGACTGGAACCGCAACTTCGATTCCGGCACGGGGCTGATCCTCTTCGCCGTCTTCGAGGAACACGGCCTGCTTTCGCACGGGCCCGAAGGGCGGCTCCGCCTCGATCTCGCCGGGATACCGGCGGCGGCGCGGGCCTTCATCGCCGAGGTGTCGGAAATCGAACGCCGCCCCGACGAGGCCTATCTCGCCGCCGCCAGGGAACTGGTTCGCCGGTATCTGCCCCCGGCGACCGGCACGGGCCGCTTCGCCCGCCCGGCCGCGGTCGAGGCTTCCGCGCTCGCGCGCCATCCGGCCCCGCCCGCGCTTGCCTTCACCCGCGCCGGTCTCGCCGCAAGCCGGCCCGCGCGCGAGACGGTCGCGTCATGACGCTTGCCCCTTTTCCGAAATCGGAAGACCCGGCAAGGGCAGCGCTGGTCCAGGCGGTCGAGGCCTATTTTCGGGCTTGCAACTCAGGCGAGAAATCGGCTTTCTTCTCCCTGTTCGAGGACAATGCCTGTCACTATCTGCCCAAGGGGATGTTCGGGCCGTTCACGGATGTGGAAAGCCTCTATGTGCAGTGGCGGCGGGACGCGGAGGACAACGGCGCCTATTGGGTGCTGGACACCGTCTTCGCCGATCCGCAGGCCGGCACGGCCGTCGCCGAATGGACGGCGGTCAAGCCGGCGCAGAAGATCTGGTTTCGCGGCGTGGATGTCTTCCGCTTCGCAGCGACGGGCAAGATCCGGGAGGTGCGGGTCTATTACGCCGCCCCGCGCGATCCCGCCATCGGGCCGAACGAGCTGGGCGGATACGATTATGCGGCCGGCCCCTTCGCCAGGGTCGACACGCGGAGTTACGGGCTGATACAGGAAGCGGAACAGAAAGCGGAGTGAACGCAGGTCGGCGTGAGACGCCGGGCCGGTCAGGGGTCGGAACCATCACATGAGCGTCGAACAGCTTTACGCCTTCGCCCTTTTCGCCTTCGTCGGCTCGGCGACGCCGGGTCCCAACAACGTGCTGCTGACGGCCGTGGGTGGCGCGGTCGGCGTGCGGCGCGGCCTGCCGGTGCTGTGGGGCATCGTCTTCGGCTTCGCGGCGATGATCTTCGCGCTGGCCGTCGGTCTGGGCGAGACCGTCTTCACCATCGCCTATGTGGTCGACACGATGAAGATCGTCGGCCTCGCCGTGCTCGCCTGGCTGGCCTGGCAGATCGCCACCGCCCCCGTCGGCGCCAGCGAGGGCGCGGATGGCGCGCGCGATCTCGGCCGCAAGGGCAGCTTCCTGGGCGCCGCGCTGTTTCAATGGGTCAATCCCAAGGCCTGGCTGATCGCCGCCGGCGCGATCACCGCCTATCTGCAGCCGGGCGAGGCGGTGCTTGCGCAGGCCGGCGTGCTGGCCGCCGTCTTCATCCTGGCGGCCATCGTCGGCTGCCTGCCGTGGCTCGCCTTCGGGGCCGTGGTCGGGCGCTTCCTGCACGACCCGCGTCACGCACGCCTCTTCAACATCGCCATGGCGCTCCTGCTGGTGATCTCCATGGTGCTGGTCGTGCTCGGCGACTGAGCCGCCCCACCGCAAAAACCCGCATGACAAGGCCCGGCACGCCGAAACGCGCCGGGCCGCTTCCTTTCGCGACCGATCGTGCCCGACCAATTGTGCCGCGCGTCAGGCAAGGCCCTTCTGCATGACCCCGGCCATGCGCCGGGCGAAGGCGGCCGTATCGCCCGGCACCTCGCCGTCGAGGATCAGCGCCTGGTCGAACAGGAGCCAGGCCATATCGGCGAGATCGCTCTTGTCGCCGGCCGCCTCGAGCTTGCCCGACAGCGCCTTGACCAGCCCGTGGCCGGGGTTGAACTCCAGCACGGGGGCAAAGCCCGCCGCTCCGCCGGCCTGGCGCGCCATCAGCTTTTCGAGCTGCCGGTCCGGACCATGCTCCGGCGCGACCAGACAGACCGGGCTTTCCGCAAGCCGCACGGACGCGCGCACATCGGCCACCTTGTCGCCGAGCGTCTCCTTCAGGAAGGCGGTGACGAGCCCTTCGTCGGTCTTCGACGCGCCCGCGTCGTCGGCCGTTTCGGCCTCCGTGTCCGCCGCGTCGTCGCGCGGGATCTGGTCGAGCGCCGCCGCCCCTTGCGTCACCGACTGGAACGGCTTGCCGTCGTAGCCCTGCGCCATCTGCACCCAGAAGGCGTCGACCGGATCGGCGAGATACAGAACCTCCACGCCGCGCGCCCGGAAACCTTCCAGATGCGGGCTTGCGGCAATCGCCTCCTGGCTCGCGCCGGTGGCGTAGAAGATCTGCGTCTGGTTCTCCTTCATGTCGGCGACATAGTCGGCGAGCGAGCGCCAGGTCGCGCCACCGTCCTTCGACGAGCGGAAACGGGCGAGGCCGAGCAGCTTGTCCTTGCGCTCGAAGTCCTCGTAGATGCCTTCCTTCAGCACCGCGCCGAAGTTTTCCCAGATCTTCAGGTAGGTCTCGCTGTCATTGTCCGCGAGCTTCTGCAACTCGGAGAGAATGCGGTTCGTCACCCCCTTGCGGATCGCCTCCAGCACCGGATTGTGCTGCAGCATCTCGCGCGAGAGGTTGAGCGGCAGATCGGCGCTGTCGATCACGCCGCGCGCGAACCGCAGCCACGCCGGCAGGAGGTCCGCGTCGTCGGCGATGAAGACGCGGCGCACATAGAGTTTCACCCGGCCCTTGCGGTCGGGATCGAACAGGTCGAAGGGCTTCATCGAGGGCAGGAAGATCAGCACGGAATACTCGTGCCGGCCTTCCGCGCGATAGTGCAGCGTCAGCGCCGGCTCGTCGAACTGACCCGACACATGGCCGTAGAATTCAGCGTATTCCTCGGCGCTGACCTCGGACTTCGACCTGGTCCACAAGGCGGTGCCATCGGCGAGCTGGCGCTCGGTGGTCGCCTCCGCGTCCCCGTCCTCCGTCTCCGCCGGTGTCGCGCCGACAAGCACGATGGGCACGGGCACATGCGCGGAATAGGCGCGCACGATGCGCTCCAGCGTCGCCGGCGTCGCATAGTCGCCCGCGTCGTCCTTCAGATGCAGCACGACCCGTGTGCCGCGCGCCGGCACGTCGTCACCGGACGGGTCGACCGGCTCGACGGTGAAGGTGCCCGTGCCGTCGGAGATCCAGCGGTGGGCCTGATCGCTGCCGGCCGCGCGGCTCGTGACCTCGACCCGGTCGGCAACCATGAAGGCGGAGTAGAAGCCGACGCCGAACTGGCCGATCAGCGCCGAGCCGTCCTTCGCCTCCTCCAGCTTGTCCATGAAGGCGCGGGTGCCGGAGCGGGCGATGGTGCCGAGATTGGCGATCATCTCCTCCTCGCTCATGCCGATGCCGTTGTCGACGATGGCGAGCCGCTTCGCGTCGGCATCGGCCTCCAGACGGATGCGGAAGTCGGGATCCTCGCGGGTCAGATCGGGGGCGGTCAGCGCGGCATGGCGCAGCCGCTCGCAGGCGTCGGCCGCGTTGGAAATCAGCTCGCGCAGGAAGATGTCCTTGTTGGAATAGACCGAATGCACCATCAGGTGCAAAAGCCGGGCAACCTCGGCCTGAAAGGCGTGGGACTGCGGCGCGGCATCCTGCGCCGCGCTCGTCGTTTCGCTCGTCATGGGTGCGCGAAGCTCCTCTTGGTGACGTCGTTGGAAAGTCGGCGCCGGGGCCGCGCGCGGCCCGGGCCGCCCAGATATCGGTGAGCCGCGAAACGGAATCAAGAACCGGCGCGCCGCGTCGGGCCCGTCACCAGACGCCCTCTTCCTGCGCCACGCGCTTGAGCAGGGCCGGCCGGTCGGTGACGAGGCCGTTCACCCCCTTGCGGATCAGCCGGCGCATCTCGGCCTCGTCGTCGATGGTCCACACATGCACGGCGATGCCCCGGGCATTGCAGTGGCGCAGGAAGCCGCGCGTGGCGAGCGGCACGCCGTATTGCGTCAACGGGATCTGCGCGCAGGCGACGTCGGGGGTGCGCACCGGCATCTTCCACGACCCGAAGCGCAACGCCGCGACGCTGCGCGGCCCCGAACTCACGCAAAGCTCCCGCCCCAGCTCGGCTTTGGCGATCGCCAGCCGCCGGTCGGAAAAGGAGGCGACGCAAACCCGCTCGAGACAGCTCATCGCCTTCAGAAGCGCCAACGTCGGCGCAAGCGCCTGATCGGTCTTGATGTCGATGTTGAAGCGCATGTCGGGATAATCCTCGAGCGCTTCGGCGAGCGTCAGCAGGGGTTCGCCGCCCTCCATGCGCACGCCGGCGAGATCGGACATGCGCTGCGCCGACACCACGCCGCGCCCGTCCGTGGTGCGCTCCAGCGTGTCGTCGTGAAAGACGACGACCTGTCCGTCGGACGTCGCCTGCACGTCGATCTCGATGAAGCGGTAGCCGAGATCGCGCACGGCGCGAAACGCCTGGCGGCTGTTTTCGGGAAACTCCAGCGCGCCGCCGCGATGGGCGAAGGCGTGAAAGCCGGGCCCGGCGAGATAGGGGTGGGAGGGGCGAAATGTGGTCTTCATCACGGACAGGGTAGCGCAGGCGGGCGAAGATCGGAAACATCGCCGCGCCGCGCGGGGCAGCGTGCATTGACGCGCCGCGCCCGATGGGCTGCAATTCCCGAAACGGACTGCATGTCCAAAGAGGCCGCAAGGCGCCCGAAGACAGGACCGATTGCCATGACCGCACACCCGCCCCTGCGTTCCCGCTCTCGCCGGCCGCATTGGCCCGCGCGCGTCGCCGCCCGGCTTGTCCTGTTTCTTGCCCTGGCGGTCGTGCTGGGCGCGGGTCCCGCGATGGCCGCGCGCCATGCGCTGGTCATCGGCAACGCGAATTACGACAGCGACACGCTGAGCCCGCTGGCCAACCCCGGCAACGACGCGGCGCTCATCGCCGACACGCTGGAGCGCGCCGGCTTCGAGGTGACGCTGGTGCTCGACGCGGACCTGCGGGACATGAAACGCGCCGTGCGCGACTTCACCGACACGCTGTCCGCGGCCGGCGACGACACGCTCGCCGCGCTTTACTATTCCGGTCACGGCTTCCAGGCCGGCGGCAAGAATTATCTCGCGCCGCTGGGCGCCGATCTGCGCGACGAGGTGGACGCGGAGTTCGAGGCGCTCAGCGTCGACTG
It encodes the following:
- a CDS encoding LysE family translocator; translation: MSVEQLYAFALFAFVGSATPGPNNVLLTAVGGAVGVRRGLPVLWGIVFGFAAMIFALAVGLGETVFTIAYVVDTMKIVGLAVLAWLAWQIATAPVGASEGADGARDLGRKGSFLGAALFQWVNPKAWLIAAGAITAYLQPGEAVLAQAGVLAAVFILAAIVGCLPWLAFGAVVGRFLHDPRHARLFNIAMALLLVISMVLVVLGD
- a CDS encoding nuclear transport factor 2 family protein is translated as MTLAPFPKSEDPARAALVQAVEAYFRACNSGEKSAFFSLFEDNACHYLPKGMFGPFTDVESLYVQWRRDAEDNGAYWVLDTVFADPQAGTAVAEWTAVKPAQKIWFRGVDVFRFAATGKIREVRVYYAAPRDPAIGPNELGGYDYAAGPFARVDTRSYGLIQEAEQKAE
- a CDS encoding glycerophosphodiester phosphodiesterase family protein, giving the protein MKTTFRPSHPYLAGPGFHAFAHRGGALEFPENSRQAFRAVRDLGYRFIEIDVQATSDGQVVVFHDDTLERTTDGRGVVSAQRMSDLAGVRMEGGEPLLTLAEALEDYPDMRFNIDIKTDQALAPTLALLKAMSCLERVCVASFSDRRLAIAKAELGRELCVSSGPRSVAALRFGSWKMPVRTPDVACAQIPLTQYGVPLATRGFLRHCNARGIAVHVWTIDDEAEMRRLIRKGVNGLVTDRPALLKRVAQEEGVW
- the htpG gene encoding molecular chaperone HtpG produces the protein MTSETTSAAQDAAPQSHAFQAEVARLLHLMVHSVYSNKDIFLRELISNAADACERLRHAALTAPDLTREDPDFRIRLEADADAKRLAIVDNGIGMSEEEMIANLGTIARSGTRAFMDKLEEAKDGSALIGQFGVGFYSAFMVADRVEVTSRAAGSDQAHRWISDGTGTFTVEPVDPSGDDVPARGTRVVLHLKDDAGDYATPATLERIVRAYSAHVPVPIVLVGATPAETEDGDAEATTERQLADGTALWTRSKSEVSAEEYAEFYGHVSGQFDEPALTLHYRAEGRHEYSVLIFLPSMKPFDLFDPDRKGRVKLYVRRVFIADDADLLPAWLRFARGVIDSADLPLNLSREMLQHNPVLEAIRKGVTNRILSELQKLADNDSETYLKIWENFGAVLKEGIYEDFERKDKLLGLARFRSSKDGGATWRSLADYVADMKENQTQIFYATGASQEAIAASPHLEGFRARGVEVLYLADPVDAFWVQMAQGYDGKPFQSVTQGAAALDQIPRDDAADTEAETADDAGASKTDEGLVTAFLKETLGDKVADVRASVRLAESPVCLVAPEHGPDRQLEKLMARQAGGAAGFAPVLEFNPGHGLVKALSGKLEAAGDKSDLADMAWLLFDQALILDGEVPGDTAAFARRMAGVMQKGLA
- a CDS encoding DUF6421 family protein, with product MFRPCDLDTLLDPALIAATHALADLQEADGTIAPARHARARELLPVAADLAGATARACGQAAYAKALAADIERWIAAGLDTPPDFGAARDAIVPPRDGAPFFFFGPLRLANGGRTGWRFETFLAWREEPSDPAYLRLYARFPHPANICQSSHLIDGTAGLMSGNNIVFFPENIQAATPVAKQDYAVFFFNKFHRIYNEITLPAVRAAADGLAIRNPTGPDPRANYKARCVWGYLHDYFHHQGARPFDTNVAIKTRWFTGLLEEIKVDLQSYLACRESDLVDAEAVAEFILLDRSFRYPLEPDWNRNFDSGTGLILFAVFEEHGLLSHGPEGRLRLDLAGIPAAARAFIAEVSEIERRPDEAYLAAARELVRRYLPPATGTGRFARPAAVEASALARHPAPPALAFTRAGLAASRPARETVAS